CGGGGTCGTCCTTGGACAGGGAGATCGCCCCGCCCCACGACGCCGCCGCCCAGTAGAGGAGGGGGACGTCCGCGGCGTCCGCCTGCGCCAGCGCCCGGACATGGTCGGCGCGGAGCGCCGACTGAAAACCAGGATGCACGACGTCGAGCCCGCGGAGGGCGTAGCCCCGGGCGCGCAGGTAGAGCTTCCGGGCGCGAGCTCTCAGCGCCGCGGCGGCCGCCATGTCGCGGTCCTCGATCTCGTCGGCGTCCTCGTGCACGAAGGCGTAGGCGTACTGCGTGAACCCCGAGGCGGCGGCGGTCAGGAGGCCGAGGTGGTCGGGGGCCTGCTCGAGGAGGCTCTCGGTGAGCTTGAGGCCGAAGGGGACGGCCCCCCGGATCAGCTCGGGGTCGTCGTCCTTCGCGTAGGTCGAGCCGCTCTCGGCGAGGGCGTCGCCGAGCTTCCGGATCGCGAACTTCTTGATGGAGCAGCCGCCGAACAGCATCGACGCCGCGAGGAGCGATGCGGCGGCGGCGCACTCGATCGAACGCGCGCGCGAGCCCTTCGGGGTCATGGCCGCATTATACCGGCGGCGCCGGCTTGACTCCCCTCCCGCACCCGCATAGCCTTCGGCGTTCGACTCGATGCACCCTCAGGAGGCGGCGCGTGAAGCTCTGGAACGGCATGGCGGCGGGGATCCTCGCCGCGATCTCGCTCGCCTCGCCGGCGCTCGCGGAGGGACCCTCCGCGCCGCCCGCGCAGCCCCCGTCCGGCGACCAGACCCTCAACGTCGAGGGGGTGGCCTCCGTCACGAAAGGGGACGTCGCCGCCGCGCGCGACCGGGCGATCGACGACGCGCTCCGGAAGGCGGTCGAGCAGGCCGTCGGCACGCTGATCGAGAGCGAGACGATGGTCCAGAACTACCAGGTCCTGAGCGACTCCATCTACTCGCAGTCGAAGGGGTTCGTCAGGACCTACAAGCTCAACTCCGAGAAGCAGGACGGGCCTCTCTACAGAGTCTCGGTGAGCGCGACCGTCGCCGTCGGCGACGTGAAGGCGGACCTCCAGTCGCTCGGCCTCCTCATCCAGAGGATGCGGCGCCCCCGGGTCTTCGTCCTGATCCCCGAGGACAACATCCACGATTCCGGCTGGTGGTCGAGCTGGTCCTCGAACATCGGGACCGTCGAGGCTCAGGTGATCCGCGCCCTGAAGGCGAAGGAGTTCACCGTCATGGACGCCGCCACGGTGAGGAAGAGCATCGACAAGGAGGCGGCCCTCAAGGCGATGGAGGGGGATCCGGCCGAGGCGGCGCGGATCGGGCAGCAGACGGGCGCCGAGGTCGTGATCACGGGGCAGGCAGTGGCCGCGCCGGCGGGGTCGGTGGCGGGGTCGCAGATGAGCTCGTACCAGGCGAGCGTCACGGCCCGCGCGATCAAGGCCGACACGGGCGAGATCCTCGGCACGACGACGGGAACGGGGAAGGCGGTGCACCTCAACTCGGTGGCCGGCGGGACCGAGGCTCTCAAGCAGGCGGCCTCGATGGCCGCCGACGACCTGGTCTCCCAGATCGTCACGCAGTGGGCGAAGGAGGCCTCGGGGACTCGGATGCTCGCGGTCTCGGTGACCGCGCTCTCGAAGGAACTCGTCGACAAGGTCGTCGCCACGATCAGGACCGACGTCCGCGGCGTCACCGAGGTCTACCTGAGGGAGTACGCGCAGTTCACCGCGCGCCTCGACGTGGATTTCAAGGGGGACGGCCAGACACTGTCGCAGTCGCTCCAGGGGCTCGCCGTCTCGGGGGGGACGCTGAGGGTCACGACCTACTCGGCCAACAAGATCGACGTGAAGTACATTCCGGACTGACGTCTCAGGGAGAATCGTCATGAGATTGAAGCCCTACACTTCAGCGGCCTTCGGCTGCGCCCTCGCTCTCGCCGTCGCGGCATCGGCCGCGCTCGCGCCCGAGGCGCTGGCGCAGGAGAAGAAGCCGCGGATCGCCGTCCTTCCCTTCGACTCGAGCCACATCTCGACGAACAACGCCTCGCTCTCGACGAGCGTCGTCAACGGCATGTTCGAGACCGAGCTCGTCAAGACCGGGAAGTTCATCGTCATCGAGCGCAAGCGGATCCAGGACGTCATGCACGAGCAGGGCCTGGGCCTCTCGGGGGCGGTCGACGCGATGACCGCGGCGAAGGTCGGGAAGATCCTGGGCGTCGAGCTGATCCTCACCGGCGACATCACCAAGCTCGGGGTCAAGCAGTCCGGGGGGCACACGGGCTTTCTCGGCGGCGCCGGCGGCTCGAAGAACACCCTCGAGGGGGGGATCGACATCCGCCTGATCAGCACCTCCACGGCGCAGATCGTCTTCGCCGACAACGCGCAGAACGCCGACGCCTCCTTCAAGCTCAGCTTCCGCGGCACCGGGGGCGGCACCGACTTCGACGAGACCAAGATCGACAAGGTCTTCCGCCCCTGCGTCGTCGAGCTGTGCCAGAAGATGGCCGGAAAGACGGGCGACATGGTCGGCCAGATGAGGGGAGGCGGCGGGATGTCGGCCAAGATCGCGAACGTCTCGGGCGAGAAGATCTACCTCAACGCCGGCTCGGGGGAGGGGATCAAGGTCGGCGACGTCTTCGAGGTCTACCGCCAGGGGGAGGAGATCCGCGACCCCGACACGGGCGCGGTCCTCGACGTCGAGACGAAGCTCATCGGCAAGATCATCGTCACCGAGGTGAAGGACAAGGTCTCGATCGCAAGCTCCCAGAGCGGCGCGGGATTCCAGAAGGGCGACGTCGTCAAGCCCCCCAAGTCGTAGGTCCGGGCTGAGAAGGGTGAGCCGATGGGCCTGACGTTCGCCAACCTTCTCACCGTTCTCCGGATGGCGCTGATCCCCTTCTTCATCATCGCCGTCACCGACAACCGCGCCGGCGCCGCGCTCGTGATCTTCACCGTGGCCGGGATCACCGATCTTCTCGACGGCATCATCGCGCGGATGTGGAAGCAGAAGACGGCCCTCGGCGCGATCCTCGACCCGCTGGCCGACAAGCTCCTGCTGACGGCGGCGTTCATCATCCTGTGCATGCCCGACCGCCCGCGCGCCTTCCCGGACTTCGTCCTCCTCAACCGCATCCCGGTGACGCTGACGATCCTGTCGATCAGCCGCGACGTCATCATCGCCCTCATCGCCGGCGTCCTCTACATGGCCGGCGGGCGGACCTCGTTCGCGCCGACGATCCTCGGGAAGCTGACGACGACGGTGGAGATCCTCACCGTCGTCGCCTTTCTCTTCTTCAACTGGATGGGGCAGAAGTCGGACGCCGTGCTCCAGCTGCTGACGCAGGTTTCCGTCGCGCTCGTCGTCCTGAGCGGCCTCCACTACATCTACCACGTGACGCAGCGGCATGATTGATCCCATCACGCTGTCGGCCCTCGAGTACGACGGGCTGAAAGCTCTCCTCGCGCGCCGGCTCAAGAGCGCCCTCGGCCACGAGGCCCTCGCCGCGCTCGCGCCGGCCGAGGAGGCCGCCGAGGTGAAGGTCACTCGCGCCCGCGCGGTCGAGGGGCTCGCGTACCTCCACGAGTTCCGCGCCCCCTCACCCGGCGAGGTCGAGGACCCCGCCGCCTCGCTCGAGGTCCTCGAGCCCGAAGGGGCCGTCCTCGATCCGGTCGAGATCGCCCGCCTCACCACCGTGATCCGAGCGGCCGTGTCGTACCGTGACGAGATCGCCTCGGTGAGAACCCGCTACCCCCGCCTCTGGGACGTCGCGGGGGGGATCCCCAACGTGAAGCCCCTCCTCGCGGACATCGCCGGCAAGATCTCCCCCGAGGGGAAGGTCGAGGACAAGGCGTCCCCCGATCTCGATCGCATCCGCGGGCGCCTCGCCTCGCTCGAGGGGCGCCTCAGCAAGATGATGCGCGCGATCCTCGACCGGCAGCCCGACGTGATCCAGGACGCCTTCGTCACGGTGCGGAGCGGCCGCTTCGTGATCCCGGTGCGCGTCGAGTCGCGCCGCGGCGTCGCCGGCATCATCCACGGCGCCTCCTCCACGGGGGCGACGGTCTTCATCGAGCCGATGGAGGCGGTCGAGGCGAACAACGAGCTGGTGACGCTGCGCGATGAGGAAGAGGCGGAGATCCGGAAGATCCTCGCGGCCCTCTCGTCGCGCCTGAGGGCCAACCTCGCGGAGCTGAGGGTGATGCGGCGCCTCCTCGGCGAGGCCGACCTCGTCTCGGCGGCGGCCCTCTTCGCCCGCGACTTCGCCTGCGAGCCGGCGGCGACGTCCGACGCGGTTTCCCTGGCCGGCGCGAGGCACCCGGTCCTCCAGGCGGCCCTCGAGTCGCGCGGCGGGCGCATCGTCCCCCTCGACGTCGAGCTGCAGACGGGGGGCGGCGTCGTCATCCTCTCGGGGCCGAACACCGGCGGGAAGACGGCGGCCTTGAAGACGATCGGCCTCCTCGCGCTCATGAACCAGAGCGGCCTCCTCGTCCCCGCGAGCCGGGCTTCCCTTCCGATCTTCGCGCAGGTCCTCGCCGACATCGGCGACCGCCAGTCGATCACCGACGATCTCTCCACCTTCTCGGCGCGGATGCTGCGCGCGGGAGAGATGAGCCGCGACCTCGTGCCCCCCGCCCTCGTCCTCCTCGACGAGGTGGGGGCGGGGACGGATCCCGAAGAGGGGGGGGCCCTCGCCGCGGCGATCGTCGATCACTTCCGCCGGCGCGGCGCGACCGTCGTCGCGACGACGCACCACGCCGCGCTCAAGGTCTACGCCGAGATGACCGACGGGGCGTCGAACGCCTCGATGGAGTTCGACGAGGCGGGGCACGTCCCGACGTACCGTCTCCTCGCCGGGATCGCGGGGCGAAGCGGCGGGATCGAGATGGCGGGGCGCGTCGGCCTCCCCGAGGAGATCCTGAAGGACGCCCGCGC
The sequence above is a segment of the Acidobacteriota bacterium genome. Coding sequences within it:
- a CDS encoding flagellar assembly protein T N-terminal domain-containing protein, which gives rise to MKLWNGMAAGILAAISLASPALAEGPSAPPAQPPSGDQTLNVEGVASVTKGDVAAARDRAIDDALRKAVEQAVGTLIESETMVQNYQVLSDSIYSQSKGFVRTYKLNSEKQDGPLYRVSVSATVAVGDVKADLQSLGLLIQRMRRPRVFVLIPEDNIHDSGWWSSWSSNIGTVEAQVIRALKAKEFTVMDAATVRKSIDKEAALKAMEGDPAEAARIGQQTGAEVVITGQAVAAPAGSVAGSQMSSYQASVTARAIKADTGEILGTTTGTGKAVHLNSVAGGTEALKQAASMAADDLVSQIVTQWAKEASGTRMLAVSVTALSKELVDKVVATIRTDVRGVTEVYLREYAQFTARLDVDFKGDGQTLSQSLQGLAVSGGTLRVTTYSANKIDVKYIPD
- a CDS encoding CDP-alcohol phosphatidyltransferase family protein; this encodes MGLTFANLLTVLRMALIPFFIIAVTDNRAGAALVIFTVAGITDLLDGIIARMWKQKTALGAILDPLADKLLLTAAFIILCMPDRPRAFPDFVLLNRIPVTLTILSISRDVIIALIAGVLYMAGGRTSFAPTILGKLTTTVEILTVVAFLFFNWMGQKSDAVLQLLTQVSVALVVLSGLHYIYHVTQRHD
- a CDS encoding Smr/MutS family protein, with the protein product MIDPITLSALEYDGLKALLARRLKSALGHEALAALAPAEEAAEVKVTRARAVEGLAYLHEFRAPSPGEVEDPAASLEVLEPEGAVLDPVEIARLTTVIRAAVSYRDEIASVRTRYPRLWDVAGGIPNVKPLLADIAGKISPEGKVEDKASPDLDRIRGRLASLEGRLSKMMRAILDRQPDVIQDAFVTVRSGRFVIPVRVESRRGVAGIIHGASSTGATVFIEPMEAVEANNELVTLRDEEEAEIRKILAALSSRLRANLAELRVMRRLLGEADLVSAAALFARDFACEPAATSDAVSLAGARHPVLQAALESRGGRIVPLDVELQTGGGVVILSGPNTGGKTAALKTIGLLALMNQSGLLVPASRASLPIFAQVLADIGDRQSITDDLSTFSARMLRAGEMSRDLVPPALVLLDEVGAGTDPEEGGALAAAIVDHFRRRGATVVATTHHAALKVYAEMTDGASNASMEFDEAGHVPTYRLLAGIAGRSGGIEMAGRVGLPEEILKDARARVGDAHRQADSYLVRLQELVEGRRAEESRARETREAAEAERAEMADKARAEELRLRASYQEATEAAIGKIGSEAAAIAKETGDRALELQLKAEARKAAKEAEERMRPAVAPPAPKHLTPKDLAAAPGGRGVFATDIPVGATVRIASLGSMATVQAIDTRKGRADVLVRGKRMTIALAECELVSGPAAGPVERRPPVLPTGVTMSSSGRESVGAEVKLIGMRVEEATDLLDKFLDDAVLAGHREVRVIHGHGTGRLRDAVALFLKKHPHVESHHPADAKSGGAGATVAVLKE